A single genomic interval of Persephonella atlantica harbors:
- a CDS encoding NAD(+)/NADH kinase — translation MKPLPFYRRINIFTKASDEARTFSRRLKNWLNSYAIESEVFENLAELEHEDNMKNSDLLIVVGGDGSLLIATRRVAKFKLPVLGINLGRLGFLTELNADEAFEKLEDILSKPLCISRRMMLRASLIRNGKKILEADVLNDVVVNKAILARIVDVAVYQGDTYITTYNGDGIIIATPNGSTAYALSAGGPIVYPMMEIFLVVPICPHTLTDRPLILPPFEPITIELVAEEKDAWLTLDGQEGTQLQYGDKIIVRQSPHYAYLVRAPNKNYFDILRDKLDWK, via the coding sequence ATGAAGCCACTGCCGTTTTACAGAAGAATCAATATATTTACAAAGGCAAGTGATGAGGCAAGAACATTCTCCAGAAGGTTAAAAAACTGGCTTAATAGTTATGCAATAGAGTCTGAAGTTTTTGAAAACCTTGCAGAACTGGAACATGAAGATAACATGAAAAACTCTGACCTTCTTATTGTTGTTGGGGGAGACGGTTCTCTTCTTATAGCAACAAGAAGGGTCGCAAAGTTTAAGCTTCCTGTTCTTGGCATCAATTTAGGAAGATTGGGTTTCCTGACAGAACTGAATGCAGATGAGGCATTTGAAAAGTTAGAAGACATACTATCCAAACCTTTATGTATATCCCGAAGAATGATGCTCCGGGCATCTCTGATAAGAAACGGTAAAAAAATATTAGAAGCTGATGTCCTCAACGATGTTGTTGTAAATAAAGCAATACTTGCAAGAATTGTTGATGTTGCTGTCTATCAGGGGGATACATATATTACAACGTACAACGGGGATGGTATTATAATAGCGACGCCCAACGGCTCTACAGCATACGCTCTTTCTGCAGGTGGCCCCATTGTATATCCAATGATGGAGATATTTTTGGTAGTTCCCATATGTCCCCATACACTAACAGACAGACCTCTCATACTGCCTCCATTTGAGCCCATAACTATAGAACTGGTCGCGGAAGAGAAAGATGCATGGCTTACCCTCGATGGACAAGAAGGAACACAGCTCCAGTATGGAGACAAAATTATTGTGAGACAGTCACCCCATTATGCATACCTTGTTAGAGCACCAAATAAGAACTATTTTGACATATTAAGAGATAAATTAGACTGGAAGTAG
- the glyA gene encoding serine hydroxymethyltransferase has translation MLENVKKTDPEIFKSLSLEFRRQQEHLEMIASENYTSYAVMEVQGSVLTNKYAEGLPHKRYYGGCEYVDIAEDLAIERVKKIFGAEHANVQPHSGSQANQAVFFSQLQPGDTIMGMSLAHGGHLTHGAKVNISGIVFNSVQYGVNPETELIDYDEVYRLAKEHKPKMIIAGASAYSRIIHWDKFKEIADEVGALLMVDMAHYAGLIAGGVYPSPVPYADFVTSTTHKTLRGPRGGFILCREEYGKDIDRWVFPRLQGGPLMHVIAAKAVAFKEAMSPQFKEYAEQTVKNAKALAEELKAEGLRIVSGGTDSHIVLVDLRPLGVKGNQAEEALGKANITVNKNAIPFDPEKPMVTSGIRLGTAALTTRGMKEEDMRRIARNIVKVLKNIDNERVIQEVREDVLSLCSTYPLYPEWTKDYLG, from the coding sequence TTGTTAGAAAACGTAAAGAAAACTGATCCGGAGATATTTAAATCTTTATCACTGGAATTTAGAAGACAGCAGGAACATCTTGAGATGATAGCATCTGAAAATTACACATCTTACGCTGTTATGGAAGTTCAGGGTTCTGTTCTTACAAACAAGTACGCAGAAGGTCTTCCACATAAAAGATATTACGGTGGATGCGAATATGTTGATATAGCTGAAGATCTTGCAATAGAAAGAGTAAAAAAGATATTTGGGGCAGAGCATGCAAATGTTCAACCCCATTCAGGTTCACAGGCTAACCAGGCTGTATTTTTCTCCCAACTACAGCCAGGAGATACAATAATGGGAATGAGCTTAGCCCACGGTGGACACCTCACCCATGGGGCAAAGGTAAACATATCTGGTATAGTGTTCAACTCTGTCCAGTACGGTGTAAATCCAGAAACAGAGCTTATTGATTACGATGAGGTTTACAGACTGGCAAAAGAGCACAAACCAAAGATGATAATTGCAGGGGCATCTGCATACTCACGGATTATTCACTGGGATAAATTCAAAGAGATAGCTGATGAGGTGGGTGCTCTTCTTATGGTTGATATGGCACACTATGCAGGACTTATAGCAGGCGGAGTGTATCCTTCTCCTGTTCCTTACGCAGACTTTGTAACATCAACAACACACAAAACGTTAAGAGGACCCAGAGGTGGGTTTATTCTGTGCAGAGAAGAGTACGGCAAAGACATTGATAGATGGGTTTTTCCAAGACTTCAGGGAGGCCCCCTCATGCATGTAATAGCAGCAAAAGCTGTTGCATTCAAAGAAGCCATGTCTCCCCAGTTTAAGGAATATGCAGAGCAGACGGTAAAAAATGCAAAAGCTCTTGCAGAAGAACTTAAAGCCGAAGGTTTGAGAATTGTCTCAGGTGGAACAGACTCCCACATAGTACTGGTAGATTTAAGACCACTGGGAGTAAAGGGAAATCAGGCTGAAGAAGCTCTGGGGAAAGCAAACATCACTGTAAATAAAAATGCTATTCCTTTTGACCCTGAAAAACCAATGGTAACTTCAGGGATAAGGCTGGGAACCGCAGCACTCACAACAAGAGGAATGAAGGAAGAAGACATGAGAAGAATAGCCAGAAACATCGTTAAAGTCCTGAAAAATATAGATAACGAAAGAGTCATTCAGGAAGTAAGGGAAGACGTCCTTTCCCTGTGTTCAACTTATCCCCTTTATCCAGAGTGGACCAAAGATTATTTAGGATAA
- the ispF gene encoding 2-C-methyl-D-erythritol 2,4-cyclodiphosphate synthase: protein MFRIGTGFDIHRLVEGKKLVIGGIEIPSKKGFLAHSDGDIFFHALTDALLGAVGYGDIGQLFPDTDKRWKDRESRIFLEEANKIIKRLGYSIVNIDGYIVIQETKILPYREKIIENTAKILKIEKGQIFIKGKSYEKIGEIGKGEAGFAHVVVLLKKEENK from the coding sequence ATGTTCAGGATAGGAACAGGCTTTGATATTCACAGATTAGTAGAGGGAAAAAAGTTAGTTATTGGCGGTATAGAAATCCCTTCAAAAAAAGGATTTTTAGCCCATTCAGACGGAGATATATTTTTTCACGCTCTTACAGATGCACTCCTTGGAGCAGTTGGATATGGAGATATAGGACAGCTGTTTCCTGATACTGATAAACGATGGAAAGACAGAGAAAGCCGGATATTTCTGGAAGAAGCAAACAAAATAATAAAACGGCTGGGATACTCTATTGTTAACATTGATGGATACATAGTTATTCAGGAAACAAAAATACTTCCCTACCGGGAAAAAATCATAGAAAACACAGCAAAAATACTTAAAATAGAAAAAGGTCAGATATTCATAAAAGGAAAAAGCTACGAAAAAATTGGAGAAATAGGAAAAGGAGAAGCAGGTTTTGCCCATGTTGTTGTTCTACTAAAAAAGGAGGAAAATAAATGA